From the genome of Leptolyngbyaceae cyanobacterium, one region includes:
- a CDS encoding GNAT family N-acetyltransferase gives MPLHSWTEITQLALKPILQRQGWKPPKVSLILVKAEAERIPEIPWIKKYQLPKDFVIFPWQELTEEERQQLQQGQEEKPWYQQGLSPFLDEAIVEPINSLGLRYQGEVVGWMVTHRVAPDTLRYTSMFVDKRWQRLGRGIVLMAESFQRQYDRAIPYYAYAVSSRNPPMLEFVERHLKPYMSWIAESKTTHKRLVE, from the coding sequence ATGCCCTTACACTCTTGGACTGAAATCACCCAACTTGCATTAAAACCAATCTTACAACGCCAAGGTTGGAAACCGCCGAAAGTTTCGCTCATTTTAGTTAAAGCAGAAGCAGAAAGAATCCCGGAAATTCCTTGGATTAAAAAATATCAACTGCCAAAAGATTTCGTGATTTTTCCTTGGCAGGAGTTGACTGAGGAAGAAAGGCAACAACTTCAGCAAGGACAAGAAGAAAAACCTTGGTATCAGCAAGGTTTGTCACCGTTTCTGGATGAAGCGATTGTGGAACCAATCAACAGTTTAGGGTTGCGCTATCAAGGTGAAGTCGTGGGTTGGATGGTAACTCACCGCGTTGCACCTGACACACTTCGCTACACCTCTATGTTTGTGGACAAAAGATGGCAGCGTTTGGGACGAGGAATCGTGCTAATGGCAGAGTCATTTCAGCGTCAGTACGATCGCGCAATTCCCTATTATGCTTATGCTGTTAGTAGCCGCAATCCACCGATGTTGGAGTTTGTGGAACGCCATCTTAAACCTTACATGAGTTGGATAGCTGAGTCGAAGACTACCCATAAGCGTTTGGTTGAGTAG
- the glmS gene encoding glutamine--fructose-6-phosphate transaminase (isomerizing), translating to MCGIVGYIGTQAASEILLAGLEKLEYRGYDSAGVATVREGEIHCVRAKGKLQNLRDKLAGDENPAQIGIGHTRWATHGKPEEYNAHPHMDTAMRVAVVQNGIIENYRELREELKARGHKFRSDTDTEVIPHLIGEFLAVSPSSSLSLSPSLFLEAVQQAVNRLEGAFAIAVLCADYPDELIVARQQAPLSIGFGSGEFFCASDTPALVPYTRTVLTLENGEMARLTPLGVEVYNFAGERLKKTPRTLNWNPILVEKQGFRHFMLKEIYEQPGVVRSCLEAYINSDWKASNGSIPIKLGIPNQLLEDLEHIQIVACGTSWHASLVGKYLLEQLAGIPTTVQYASEFRYAPPPLIPNTLTIGVTQSGETADTLAALAMEKERRIGLPEKFKPRLLGISNRPESSLSQLVSHIIDTHAGIEIGVAATKTFMAQLVAFYCLALELAYRRKTLPVESLSKILEGLRILPSEIELILESQERYIEELAHGFSDTQDFIFIGRGINYPIALEGALKLKEISYIHAEGYPAGEMKHGPIALLDAKVPVVAIAMPGGVNFEKVLSNAQEAKARDSSLIGVTPMKEGEAAEIFNNILPVPIVDEILSPIVTVIPLQLLAYHIAARRGLDVDQPRNLAKSVTVE from the coding sequence ATGTGCGGAATCGTTGGCTATATCGGCACCCAAGCAGCTAGCGAAATTTTGTTGGCGGGATTAGAAAAACTAGAATATCGCGGTTATGATTCTGCTGGCGTCGCCACGGTGAGAGAAGGAGAAATTCACTGTGTTAGAGCTAAAGGTAAACTTCAGAACTTGCGAGACAAACTAGCTGGTGATGAAAACCCAGCCCAGATAGGGATTGGACATACCCGGTGGGCTACTCACGGCAAACCGGAAGAGTACAACGCGCATCCCCATATGGATACGGCGATGCGGGTGGCGGTGGTACAGAATGGCATTATTGAAAACTATCGGGAATTGCGGGAAGAACTGAAAGCTAGAGGACATAAATTTCGTTCGGATACCGATACGGAAGTGATTCCCCACTTAATTGGTGAATTTTTGGCTGTTTCCCCTTCTTCCTCTCTTTCTCTCTCTCCCTCACTTTTTTTAGAGGCGGTGCAGCAGGCGGTGAATAGATTGGAGGGAGCATTTGCCATAGCGGTACTTTGTGCGGATTATCCCGATGAATTGATTGTAGCCAGACAACAGGCTCCTTTGTCGATCGGCTTCGGTTCGGGAGAATTTTTCTGTGCTTCCGATACCCCAGCACTAGTACCTTATACCCGCACCGTACTAACTCTGGAAAACGGAGAAATGGCACGTCTGACGCCACTGGGTGTGGAGGTTTATAATTTTGCCGGGGAAAGGCTCAAAAAAACCCCTCGCACCCTGAACTGGAACCCGATTTTAGTAGAGAAGCAAGGCTTCCGGCATTTTATGCTCAAAGAAATTTACGAGCAACCGGGAGTAGTGCGGAGTTGTTTAGAAGCATATATAAATAGTGATTGGAAAGCATCTAACGGTTCAATTCCCATTAAATTAGGCATACCAAATCAACTTTTAGAAGATTTAGAACACATTCAAATTGTTGCTTGTGGCACTAGTTGGCACGCTAGTTTAGTTGGTAAATATTTGCTGGAACAATTAGCGGGAATTCCCACGACGGTACAGTATGCTTCTGAGTTTCGCTATGCACCACCACCACTGATACCCAATACTTTAACGATTGGCGTTACTCAGTCGGGGGAAACGGCTGATACTTTGGCTGCGTTGGCAATGGAAAAAGAGCGCCGCATCGGTTTACCAGAAAAGTTTAAACCGCGATTACTGGGAATTTCTAATCGCCCGGAAAGTTCTTTGAGTCAGTTAGTATCTCATATTATCGATACTCATGCGGGAATCGAAATTGGGGTAGCGGCGACTAAAACTTTTATGGCGCAGTTGGTGGCTTTTTATTGTTTGGCGCTGGAGTTGGCTTATCGCCGGAAAACTTTACCTGTCGAATCTTTGTCAAAGATTTTAGAAGGTTTGCGGATACTTCCTTCGGAGATTGAGTTAATTTTAGAAAGCCAGGAACGGTATATCGAAGAGTTGGCTCACGGCTTTAGCGATACGCAAGATTTTATCTTTATCGGGCGGGGAATTAATTATCCGATTGCTTTGGAAGGAGCGCTCAAACTGAAGGAAATAAGCTATATTCATGCGGAGGGTTATCCGGCTGGGGAAATGAAGCACGGGCCGATCGCATTATTAGATGCTAAAGTACCAGTAGTTGCGATCGCTATGCCGGGAGGCGTTAACTTTGAGAAAGTTCTCTCCAACGCACAGGAAGCTAAAGCACGAGATTCCAGTTTGATTGGCGTAACGCCGATGAAAGAAGGTGAGGCAGCCGAAATTTTTAATAATATTTTGCCAGTGCCGATAGTAGATGAAATTCTTTCGCCAATTGTGACGGTAATTCCTTTGCAATTGTTAGCTTATCACATTGCCGCCCGTCGCGGTTTAGATGTCGATCAGCCTCGTAATTTGGCGAAATCGGTAACTGTTGAATAG
- a CDS encoding cyanobactin biosynthesis system PatB/AcyB/McaB family protein, giving the protein MRLPNLSPPVKRPDIIYPHQAVDVIHGTVEDLVRIRMDLLYGANFNDPAAFAYRSYHQLKSSGR; this is encoded by the coding sequence ATGAGATTACCCAACCTTTCTCCCCCCGTAAAAAGACCCGATATTATCTATCCTCATCAGGCAGTAGATGTCATTCACGGAACAGTAGAAGATTTAGTCCGCATTCGGATGGATTTATTGTACGGCGCGAACTTTAACGACCCAGCAGCATTTGCCTATAGAAGTTATCACCAACTTAAGTCTTCCGGCAGATGA
- a CDS encoding cyanobactin biosynthesis PatC/TenC/TruC family protein, whose translation MAKSSEKKQPKEAVTEGQEAQTENASKPENKLEDAKQHLLATGFKDNGFWWQEMLKEQKASEKEQKTFRRGRIWS comes from the coding sequence ATGGCTAAAAGTTCAGAGAAAAAACAGCCCAAAGAAGCAGTTACAGAAGGGCAAGAAGCTCAGACAGAAAACGCCTCAAAGCCTGAAAACAAACTGGAAGATGCGAAGCAACACTTGTTAGCCACCGGATTTAAAGACAATGGCTTTTGGTGGCAGGAAATGCTTAAAGAGCAAAAAGCTTCAGAAAAAGAACAGAAAACATTCCGCAGAGGTCGAATTTGGTCTTAG
- a CDS encoding PatA/PatG family cyanobactin maturation protease, whose protein sequence is MPDPKQIPGIQQLWAETQGDSTICIAVLDGVVDQNHPCFTGASLTRLPTLVAGEASTDGSMSAHGTHVASIIFGQPGSPVRGIAPKCRGLIVPVFADERLKLSQLDLSRAIEQAINAGAHIINISGGQLTDEGEAEGWLEKAVRLCNEHNVLIVAAAGNDGCECLHVPAAIPTVLAVGAMDEHGKPIDFSNWGETYQSQGILAPGENILGAKPGGGTIRLSGTSFATPIVSGVAALLLSMQLQRGEKPNPQKVRTALLKTAIPCSPTDTNDPHRCLVGKLNIPGALQYLIGETVSEELETVLASGCGCGSPQTSDTLPNSQIPEEVLIIEPAEVVAATPAPIPTSNPPAFTNSSTPRQITMSNRASNYVTASQAPSELADANLVYALGTLGYDFGTEARRDSFKQLMPGATIDNTALPANPYDARQMVDYLADTLSEAKALIWTLNLELTPIYAIEPVGGFARDAYAVLQQLLAGQIQPEDNAEYVERVSIPGVLPGRSVKLFSGQVVPVIELYNIRGLYGWKVNNLVNAAINTVRATATDAQEDAIRRTLSSFLNRIYYDLRNLGTTSQDRALNFAATNAFQAATTIAQAVAEGMELDSITVDKSPFCRPDSDCWDVKLKFFDPENSRRAKRVYRFTIDVSDIIPVTLGEVRSWSTPN, encoded by the coding sequence ATGCCTGACCCTAAACAAATTCCAGGAATACAACAACTATGGGCAGAAACTCAAGGCGACTCCACCATTTGCATTGCCGTCCTTGATGGGGTAGTTGACCAAAATCACCCTTGTTTTACAGGGGCATCTTTAACGCGACTGCCTACTTTAGTAGCCGGGGAAGCTAGCACCGATGGTTCCATGTCCGCACACGGTACCCACGTTGCCAGTATTATTTTCGGTCAACCCGGTTCTCCCGTGCGGGGAATTGCACCCAAATGTCGCGGTTTAATCGTTCCCGTCTTTGCAGATGAAAGACTGAAGCTATCGCAACTCGACTTATCCCGCGCCATTGAACAAGCCATCAATGCCGGGGCGCACATCATTAATATAAGTGGCGGACAACTCACCGACGAAGGAGAAGCAGAAGGCTGGCTAGAAAAAGCCGTGCGTCTGTGCAACGAACATAACGTTTTAATAGTTGCTGCTGCGGGAAACGATGGTTGCGAATGCTTGCACGTTCCCGCTGCCATACCAACTGTGCTAGCAGTCGGTGCAATGGACGAACACGGAAAACCCATCGACTTTAGCAACTGGGGAGAAACCTACCAAAGCCAAGGCATCCTCGCCCCGGGTGAAAACATTTTAGGAGCCAAACCCGGAGGCGGTACAATTCGGCTGAGTGGCACCAGCTTCGCCACTCCCATTGTCAGCGGAGTTGCCGCCTTACTTCTGAGTATGCAATTGCAAAGGGGAGAAAAACCCAATCCCCAAAAAGTCAGGACAGCCTTGCTAAAGACCGCCATTCCCTGTTCGCCAACTGATACCAACGATCCCCATCGCTGTTTAGTTGGCAAATTAAATATTCCTGGTGCTTTGCAATATCTGATAGGAGAAACCGTGTCAGAAGAATTAGAAACAGTTCTCGCCTCTGGTTGTGGCTGTGGCAGCCCCCAAACCAGTGATACCCTACCCAATAGCCAAATTCCAGAAGAAGTTTTGATAATTGAGCCTGCCGAAGTTGTTGCTGCAACTCCCGCACCCATACCAACTTCTAATCCACCCGCATTTACTAATTCATCTACTCCCAGACAGATTACCATGTCAAATCGCGCCTCTAATTACGTTACTGCCAGCCAAGCACCCAGCGAACTCGCCGATGCCAACTTGGTTTACGCTTTGGGAACCCTTGGTTATGACTTCGGTACAGAAGCAAGGCGCGACTCCTTCAAGCAACTGATGCCGGGAGCTACAATAGACAACACAGCGCTCCCCGCCAACCCCTACGATGCGCGGCAGATGGTGGATTATTTAGCAGACACTCTTTCGGAAGCTAAAGCTTTAATTTGGACGCTCAACCTAGAATTAACCCCGATTTATGCCATTGAACCAGTAGGCGGTTTTGCTAGAGATGCCTATGCAGTATTGCAACAACTGCTCGCCGGACAAATCCAACCTGAAGATAACGCAGAATACGTCGAACGAGTCAGCATCCCTGGCGTTTTACCTGGGCGCAGCGTCAAGCTATTCTCCGGCCAAGTCGTTCCCGTCATTGAACTTTACAACATTCGCGGACTCTACGGCTGGAAAGTCAACAACTTAGTTAATGCCGCGATCAATACTGTACGAGCTACAGCCACAGACGCGCAAGAAGATGCCATCCGTCGCACTCTCAGCAGCTTCCTCAACCGTATTTATTATGACTTACGCAATTTGGGCACTACGTCCCAAGATAGAGCGTTGAATTTTGCCGCTACTAATGCGTTCCAAGCGGCGACAACGATCGCCCAAGCAGTAGCAGAGGGAATGGAATTAGATAGTATTACAGTAGATAAAAGTCCCTTCTGTCGCCCCGATAGCGATTGTTGGGATGTGAAACTAAAATTTTTCGATCCAGAAAATAGTCGCCGTGCTAAGAGAGTATACCGCTTTACTATAGATGTCAGCGATATCATTCCCGTTACCTTGGGCGAAGTACGTTCTTGGTCTACACCTAATTAA
- a CDS encoding DUF29 domain-containing protein, which yields MMSVTDLKPLYEIDDSQWLESTIKLLKNRQFNALDLENLIEELEELGQEKKNAVASLLEQVIRHLLLLQYWTSELEYNAVHWQGEIYSFRVQLRRRLTTNLRNYLASELNSIYQDALGFVKIKTQNKVNFPLECPYTLGLKSPNLH from the coding sequence ATGATGAGCGTTACTGATTTAAAACCTCTTTACGAAATAGACGATTCTCAATGGTTAGAGTCAACGATAAAACTGCTTAAAAATCGGCAATTTAACGCCCTGGATTTAGAGAATTTAATTGAGGAATTAGAAGAATTGGGTCAAGAAAAGAAAAATGCAGTGGCTAGCCTTTTAGAGCAGGTAATCCGTCATTTATTATTATTGCAATATTGGACAAGTGAATTAGAGTATAACGCAGTTCACTGGCAGGGAGAAATCTATTCTTTTCGAGTACAATTGAGACGTAGGCTGACTACTAATCTTCGTAACTATTTGGCTAGCGAATTAAATTCTATTTATCAAGATGCGTTAGGATTTGTGAAAATTAAAACTCAAAATAAGGTGAATTTTCCTCTAGAATGCCCTTACACTCTTGGACTGAAATCACCCAACTTGCATTAA
- a CDS encoding VWA domain-containing protein: MAATARSAKEATKVDLVIVIDTSPSMKDKIDILNHATESAIKKASLSCPCDLRIEWFGIEGTWENTNFQQTLREYLINNCGVDETKIRGRKRGEVPGNGAQEDGARAIEDISTYFNWRSGATRAIFYLGDEALEGGDNTEQEDIEAANRAIETARSAGVVVHTYFGTPKSKGEEKTAAEYVRLAQETGGHGFRNQNAIGGFAEILKTVICSTRNRDTTPQLVPVIPVYFVQAQHLVGYSGTSTQSSQSSTPQNKSVDLVIVIDTSVSMKDEAEGLSNAAEAAIKKASSSCPSDLRVEWFGLEGTWKNTNFQQTLRDYLINNCGVAESEIRGRKRGEVPGGGAQEDGARAIEDISTHFNWREGASRAIFYLSDEALEGGDDTEQEDIEAANRAIEKAKSAGAIVHTYFGTSKSKGRDKTAAEFARVARETGGQAFTDKDALGGFAEILTQIICASSEAKVEETGQLIPVVPLYFAAIAGGALVAQSTQMSTVKSAVPTTALASTGGLFSLTAANLVAAPQSSISTTAMNMPIYMMAVQPTNGESDRGTSV, encoded by the coding sequence ATGGCTGCAACCGCTCGATCTGCAAAAGAAGCTACCAAAGTCGATTTAGTAATTGTCATTGACACCAGCCCCTCAATGAAAGACAAAATTGACATTCTTAACCACGCTACAGAATCTGCTATAAAAAAAGCTAGTTTAAGCTGTCCGTGCGATTTGCGAATTGAGTGGTTCGGCATTGAGGGAACTTGGGAAAATACTAATTTCCAGCAGACTTTGCGAGAATACCTAATTAATAATTGCGGAGTCGATGAAACAAAAATCCGAGGTCGCAAGCGCGGCGAAGTTCCTGGAAACGGCGCACAAGAGGACGGAGCTAGAGCTATAGAAGATATTTCAACTTATTTTAATTGGCGATCGGGTGCAACCCGTGCCATTTTTTATTTAGGTGACGAAGCTTTAGAAGGTGGCGACAATACCGAGCAAGAGGATATCGAGGCAGCTAATCGCGCCATTGAAACAGCCAGAAGTGCCGGAGTCGTCGTCCATACTTATTTTGGAACACCTAAAAGCAAAGGAGAAGAAAAAACGGCGGCTGAGTACGTCCGCCTAGCACAAGAGACGGGCGGACACGGTTTTAGGAATCAAAATGCGATTGGTGGTTTTGCTGAGATTCTGAAAACGGTTATTTGCTCGACTAGAAATAGAGATACTACCCCTCAACTCGTTCCCGTCATCCCTGTTTACTTCGTACAGGCGCAGCATTTGGTTGGTTATTCAGGGACTAGCACCCAGTCAAGCCAGAGTTCTACTCCTCAAAATAAGTCGGTTGACTTGGTGATAGTCATCGATACCAGCGTTTCTATGAAAGACGAAGCAGAAGGTTTGAGCAATGCTGCAGAAGCTGCTATAAAAAAGGCTAGTTCAAGCTGTCCGAGCGATTTGCGAGTTGAGTGGTTTGGACTCGAAGGAACTTGGAAAAACACCAATTTCCAGCAAACTTTGCGGGACTATCTAATTAATAATTGCGGAGTCGCTGAATCAGAAATCCGAGGTCGCAAGCGGGGAGAAGTTCCTGGTGGCGGAGCGCAAGAGGATGGAGCTAGAGCTATTGAAGATATCTCGACACACTTTAATTGGCGAGAGGGTGCATCCCGTGCGATCTTTTATTTAAGTGACGAAGCTCTTGAAGGTGGTGACGATACCGAACAAGAGGATATCGAAGCAGCTAATCGCGCCATTGAAAAAGCTAAAAGTGCTGGAGCGATCGTCCATACTTATTTTGGCACATCTAAGAGCAAGGGACGAGACAAAACAGCGGCTGAGTTCGCCCGTGTAGCACGAGAAACAGGTGGACAGGCTTTTACTGACAAAGATGCTTTGGGAGGATTCGCGGAAATCCTCACCCAAATTATTTGTGCTTCTAGCGAAGCAAAAGTAGAGGAAACGGGACAGTTGATTCCTGTGGTGCCATTATATTTCGCCGCGATCGCAGGTGGAGCACTTGTCGCCCAATCAACGCAGATGTCAACTGTTAAATCTGCAGTTCCAACTACTGCACTAGCTAGCACTGGAGGATTATTTTCTTTAACAGCAGCTAATTTGGTCGCTGCTCCTCAAAGTAGTATCTCAACGACAGCAATGAATATGCCAATCTATATGATGGCAGTCCAACCGACGAATGGGGAAAGCGATCGAGGGACTTCGGTGTAA
- a CDS encoding anacyclamide/piricyclamide family prenylated cyclic peptide gives MTKKNLRPQQVAPVQRETNATLSGEKGASASFITAILPPFAGDDAE, from the coding sequence ATGACTAAGAAAAACTTACGCCCCCAACAAGTTGCTCCTGTGCAACGAGAAACTAATGCAACTTTGTCGGGAGAAAAAGGAGCAAGCGCATCATTTATAACCGCTATACTTCCTCCTTTTGCGGGCGACGACGCGGAGTAA
- a CDS encoding Uma2 family endonuclease: MITSTTFSPTTTLPPLENGDQLTRVEFERRYNAMPDLKKAELIEGVVYMASALRITQHGEPHADIIGWLSFYKAFTPNLQLGDNCTVRLDLDNEPQPDALLRIAVGGQSTISQDGYVEGAPELIVEIAASTVSIDFNQKLKVYRRNGVQEYLVWRVLDSEFDWFRLNAGEYIKLEPDSNGIIYSQIFPGLWLDKAALLAGNLAKVLEVLQQGLASQSHQDFVQQLAK; encoded by the coding sequence ATGATTACTTCTACTACCTTTTCTCCGACTACAACTCTGCCACCATTAGAAAACGGCGACCAACTAACCCGTGTAGAATTTGAACGCCGCTATAATGCAATGCCCGATCTAAAAAAGGCAGAATTAATCGAAGGAGTAGTTTATATGGCATCTGCCTTGAGAATTACGCAACATGGCGAACCCCATGCTGACATTATAGGATGGCTAAGTTTCTACAAAGCCTTTACCCCCAACCTACAGTTAGGAGATAATTGTACTGTTAGGCTCGATTTGGATAACGAACCTCAACCTGATGCACTACTAAGAATTGCCGTAGGCGGACAATCTACTATTAGTCAGGATGGTTATGTCGAAGGTGCGCCAGAATTAATCGTAGAAATTGCTGCCAGTACTGTGTCAATTGATTTTAACCAAAAGCTAAAGGTTTATCGTCGGAATGGGGTACAAGAATATTTAGTTTGGCGAGTTTTAGATAGTGAATTTGATTGGTTTAGGTTAAATGCCGGAGAATATATTAAACTTGAACCTGATAGCAATGGGATAATTTATTCGCAAATTTTCCCCGGATTGTGGTTAGATAAAGCGGCTTTATTAGCGGGAAATTTAGCTAAAGTTTTAGAGGTTTTGCAACAAGGTTTGGCAAGTCAATCACATCAAGATTTTGTGCAACAATTAGCGAAGTAG
- a CDS encoding calcium-binding protein, with translation MSLSSKDLFNEKDYRKKYKDVDDAIKKGKVKDAKTHYDLFGKFEDRAPCDLFDPKQYRALNPDVDEEIKKGNVTSAIDHFLKKGDKEGRSTGSSFFNVQQYLSLNVDVKVEVSSGKIGALEHALKYGSNEGRSIAPGFDSKSYGKNKKVKDAIAKGEASSPFDYYVKKGSSEGDIPNPYFNKDDYLKNNKDVKDAFDKGLITDLFKHFSEFGIKENRKFNDLIDLDVYFDKNKDVAQEVQKGKISVFEHITKFGFTEERTFSTKFDFKMYKSINSEVKISLEKGEFENSFLHFLEVGKGKGLVASTEFEGATDKAGLIKIALEDSKGGGKGGKHVVIATEDEDAVIEGSKEKANVLIGGGGDYVMVGGKSDDVIIGGGKYNLAVGGEGNDLIYIGDAKGIAFGGEGDDVIIGGKKDVVIYGGLGKTTVVGGEGKETIVIVNTKKSKSTETDTDDDDNNDDDDMGSDSGTTTKSGDDTMTGGTGTTGTKTGEGDTMTGGTGTTGSDSVTGETDKMTGGAYTIYNFDVKKDVLQLADFGFTDGEEVLDAITTSGQSTSGKFYSVVELSSSMKVTIFSEGELTEKNFTIGTGSLPGGKLTSAIETGDLASVGKVKGLPPGIKMQLETGMRDELPPGLAGAGDTVLAGTPTMPGMDMAAM, from the coding sequence ATGAGTTTAAGTTCAAAAGACCTCTTCAACGAAAAGGATTATCGCAAAAAGTATAAAGATGTAGATGACGCGATTAAAAAAGGCAAAGTAAAAGATGCCAAAACACACTACGATTTGTTCGGAAAGTTTGAGGATCGCGCTCCTTGTGACTTATTCGATCCGAAGCAATACCGCGCACTAAACCCAGACGTTGATGAAGAAATTAAAAAAGGAAACGTCACCAGCGCGATCGATCACTTCTTGAAAAAAGGTGACAAAGAAGGTCGAAGCACGGGTAGTTCTTTCTTCAACGTCCAACAATATCTTTCGCTTAATGTAGATGTCAAAGTAGAGGTTTCTAGCGGCAAAATCGGTGCTTTAGAACACGCCCTCAAATATGGCTCTAATGAAGGCCGTTCTATTGCTCCTGGCTTTGATAGCAAATCCTACGGTAAAAATAAGAAAGTCAAGGATGCGATCGCAAAAGGTGAAGCTTCTAGCCCCTTTGACTACTACGTGAAAAAAGGCTCCTCTGAAGGAGACATCCCCAACCCCTATTTCAACAAAGACGACTATCTGAAGAATAACAAAGATGTCAAAGATGCTTTTGACAAGGGGTTAATTACCGATCTATTTAAACACTTTAGCGAATTCGGCATCAAGGAAAATCGTAAGTTCAACGATCTGATCGACCTGGATGTGTATTTCGATAAAAACAAAGATGTAGCACAAGAAGTTCAAAAAGGCAAAATCTCTGTTTTTGAACACATCACCAAATTTGGCTTCACTGAAGAACGTACATTTAGCACGAAGTTCGACTTCAAAATGTACAAGAGCATTAACTCTGAAGTGAAGATTTCCCTTGAAAAAGGCGAATTTGAAAACAGTTTTCTGCACTTCTTGGAAGTAGGAAAAGGCAAAGGCTTAGTTGCTTCTACAGAATTTGAAGGTGCTACTGACAAAGCAGGTTTGATCAAAATCGCTCTTGAAGACAGCAAGGGTGGTGGAAAAGGTGGCAAACACGTAGTAATTGCCACTGAAGACGAAGATGCGGTAATTGAAGGTAGCAAGGAAAAAGCCAACGTCCTGATTGGTGGCGGTGGTGATTACGTCATGGTAGGCGGAAAGAGCGATGACGTAATCATCGGTGGTGGAAAATATAACCTTGCTGTTGGTGGTGAAGGTAACGACCTGATCTACATCGGAGATGCAAAAGGTATCGCATTTGGTGGTGAGGGAGATGATGTCATCATCGGCGGTAAGAAGGATGTCGTGATTTACGGTGGTTTGGGTAAAACAACCGTTGTCGGCGGTGAAGGTAAAGAAACTATTGTGATCGTCAACACGAAGAAGAGTAAGAGTACAGAAACCGATACTGACGATGACGATAATAACGATGATGACGACATGGGTAGTGATAGTGGTACTACTACCAAGAGTGGCGACGACACCATGACAGGTGGTACTGGTACTACTGGTACGAAGACTGGTGAAGGCGACACCATGACAGGTGGTACTGGTACTACTGGTAGCGATTCTGTAACTGGTGAAACCGACAAGATGACGGGTGGCGCGTACACTATTTACAACTTCGACGTTAAGAAAGACGTACTGCAATTAGCTGATTTCGGTTTCACCGATGGTGAAGAAGTGTTGGATGCAATCACCACCAGCGGTCAATCTACCAGTGGCAAGTTCTACTCAGTGGTTGAGTTGAGCAGCAGTATGAAGGTCACCATCTTCAGCGAAGGCGAACTAACTGAGAAGAACTTCACGATCGGTACTGGTTCGCTTCCAGGTGGAAAACTTACTTCTGCGATCGAAACAGGAGATTTGGCGTCGGTTGGCAAAGTGAAGGGTCTGCCTCCAGGAATCAAGATGCAGTTGGAAACTGGAATGCGCGATGAATTACCTCCTGGATTGGCAGGAGCAGGAGACACAGTATTGGCGGGAACGCCAACAATGCCAGGAATGGATATGGCAGCAATGTAG
- the psaC gene encoding photosystem I iron-sulfur center protein PsaC, which produces MSHTVKIYDTCIGCTQCVRACPTDVLEMVPWDGCKAGQIASSPRTVDCVGCKRCETACPTDFLSIRVYLGAETTRSMGLAY; this is translated from the coding sequence ATGTCTCATACCGTCAAAATCTACGATACCTGCATTGGCTGCACTCAATGCGTCCGGGCTTGCCCCACCGACGTGTTGGAGATGGTTCCCTGGGACGGCTGCAAAGCAGGCCAGATTGCCTCATCTCCTCGGACAGTAGACTGCGTAGGCTGCAAGCGGTGCGAAACTGCTTGTCCTACTGACTTCTTAAGCATCCGCGTTTACCTGGGTGCCGAAACAACTCGCAGTATGGGCTTAGCTTACTAA